The sequence GAAGCACCACTCCTTGCACTGCAAAATTCATCGATCAATTAGTCGATCGGATCAGAGTTCAGTCGCGCACGTAGGCAGAGAAGAGTTCGATCGATCATGAGAGGCTTTGTATGGTGGCTACTTACTGTCGCAGAGCTGGATGGGCGGCTGGACCTGGCCACAGCTGGTGGGGATCTCGAGGGCGTGGGTGACGTTGACGTCGTAGCCGGTGGAGCGGCCGTAGACGCCGTTGGCGATGTAGCAGAGGCAGAAGGGGTCGGCGTTGAAGGCGGCGCTGTAGGCGTCGCAGCACGCGGGCGAGGCCGCCGGCGCGCCCTCGTACATGAACGCGTGGCACGCCAGCAGGCCGCCCAGCGTGTCCTGGCAGTACTCCGTGCCGGGCGCCGCCGACGCGGAGGGGGCGAGCGCCgccgcggcgagggcggcgagcgcgaggaggaggggagcAAACCTGGTGCTAGACGCCATGTCGATTGATCGGCGAGTTGCTCGTTTCTAGATCGTGATTGAGGTGCACGTATGCATGCAGGGGCGCGCAGCTTATTTATTGATGGGGAGTAGGGGTTGGTAGAGGGGTCAGCGTAAGAGGATTTATATTTTGAACGAAGACATTGCGTCGTGCAAGGAACAGACAAGTCAATACACAATACTCTCGCTATTGTACGCCTCCGAGAAAAGTAATTCTACCGTGTGCATAGATATCCGCGCAAGTAGCAGCCCTTGATCAATTTTGGAGGTTCGAATCCATGCAGTcctagtttcaaaaaaaaagaaaagaaaaagaatccaTGCAGTCCTGGGCTCGCAATATTTCACGTGCATTGCTTATTTTATTATTACTGATTTTTTTAGATTATATTTTACTGAAATTTATTTCCCTGTATTCTGTCAAATACAGTATGTCATACCATCAGCCAGTCCTTATTCTCCACACAGTGTACTTTTTCTAGGGACTCCACACAGTGTACTTCTGGCAGAGATTTCACCAAGACTTGCTCCACCCACTGTACCATAATATGCTACACCCTCCGAAGCTTTTTCACATTAGTTTCATGTTTGAAATCATTTTATCTTACGAAACAAAGTGAAATTTAAGATCTGTTTGCATCTTTATGTTGTTGGTGACGAGGGTTTTGACCAAGAACACTCTTGAATTTATTttgcgccctctcctcctccagaaAGTATATTGTGGATGGGAACCTAGCCAGTGGCAAGAGCATGGTTGTGTGCCTTGGCAGACCCAAGTTCGAATTCTGTGGGCCGAATTTATTTGGTGGATTTAAAACTTGGTGTCTCACACCTTCCTTCTTAATTATAATGCCACGGGGCTCCTCCCCGAAGCTCTAATTTAAGAAAAAACATTGCGAAGTTTTAATTTAAGTACTAAAACATAGTGGAACTCTACAAAACTGTTAAACTCGTATCATGTTTACTGTATCAAAACATGGTAAAACTCTATGAAACTGGTAAACTTGTTTCATGTTTGCTGTATCGGGACCTGATGAAAATCTCCAAAACATGGCGAAACTCTATGAAAGATGGTGAAATTATTTGAAACATGCTTTTCGAAGTATcttaaacagaaaaaaaaacattttgtttttATCAAGTTTCATATATGCCATACGTTAGATCATTGCACATTTTGCACTGCCAAACGCATTCATATAGAGTTTCTTTCATATTCGTAGCAAGAGCTAAGTTTACATTTTAATGAAGCTGATAATAGTGCACTAATCCTTATTGTAAGATGTTGCTTCTATCGTGAGAGAAAGTTAAAAAATATCAAGTGacaaaaaaggaagagaaaagtGTCAAGGGACACAAAAAATGTGTCAATGAGACAAAAAGGGTGTgcgagagggtgtgtgtgtgtgatatatataagagtaagagagagagagagagagagagagagagaggaagcaacACTATTTTTCTTTATAGagtacacactagtagaaaaagggtcaaatgtgagacacattagtcccggtttgtaacagaaccggcactaatgtgtccattagtgccggttccaacggctagccgggaggagctctttagtaccggctcgtggcaaacctttagcaccggttcgtgtcacgaaccggtactaatgagagtgttggcaggatgttgtcagagtggggtccttccagcacctttagtaccggttcgtggcacgaaccggtactaatgttgtcagagtggggcccttccagcacctttagtaccggttcgtggcacgaaccggtactaaaggtcgtcctatataaacccttcgtccacccgcactctgttcttccccctttcccctctccctctcctctgttcttcccttcttcctctcgagttcatcacaaaatttgccccaaatttgtcaagatttgcaggccctcatccattcaaatgatcaccaaggttagcaactttgtcctttcatctctcattgctagattagctcttgcattggtttatatagtgattaattgtgggttttagtaatttgggaggaattatatgtggtagtatttgatttatatgcaatttgaggtcaaaataacacttagtttgcatatgtaggtgtggtttacttagtgccttctaaatctccgtcgtaaccaccgtcgatcgccggcaccgtcccgtcgccggcaccaccttgtggtgagcctcttgttcatgaaattttatataaaaaattgatgtttgtgtgatttggatatatagttactcgtataataattatcttacccgtacgttgtttgttatacacagtgccatggttttgatatccgtccccgtcggccctcgtccttgttatgattcggatgcggtatattctcttttaaaactatttgttgcatttcgtgtttatgacaaattatgcccatcaagttgacatagatatttttatctaggaggtatgtgaaccggaaattccaatcgaccctattgtcgagaggttaaatttagttgaaagagaaaacgagtacttgaaagaaaaattgaaaagaattgagggggagaagatggaattggagttgcatgttgccgatgtcgtcgatgatcacaagatcaagatggagaaaatgcgcttgaagattagaaagattagaaaatatgccatcgatagtgaggcttggtatcattatgctgttggatcaattgttaccttagttgcgatcttgatcgcatttgttgttgcatttaaatgctttagctagagagttatttgtttgttgcatttaagtgttgtgtgaactttatgtatgaacttgtattaatttggtctatttggtgttgtgtaatgaagatgagccggcaatggatgtacgatgaccgatgctctccccagttcgttgagggcgtgcatacttttctgcttgcggctgaggcaaacaagcgggcggatggttttatgccttgtccatgtgctggttgtaagaatggtcgcaattactctacgtcaagaaccattcatgtccacctgtttgagtccggtttcatgccccactataatgtttggaccaagcacggagaaagaggggttatgatggaagacaatgaagaagaagaggacgacgacagctatcctggccatgggttccctgaatacaatgatacaacaatgggggaagaagctgagccggtaatgcgggaagaagctgagtcggcaatgcgggaagaagctgaagaagaggcatcagatgagcccattgatgatctaggtcgggccattgccgatgcaaagagaaactgcgcaagtgatttggagaagaagaagttacagcgcatgttagaggatcacaaaaaaatgttgtacccgaattgcgtaggtgacaagaaaaagctgggcaccacactggaattgctacaatggaaggcagagaatggtgtatctgacaagagatttggaaagttgctggtaatgatataaggatatgcttccaaaggacaacgaattgcccgagagtacgtacgaagcaaagaaggctgtctgccctctagggttagaggtgcagaagatacatgcatgccctaatgattgcatcctctaccgcagtgagtacgaggatttgaacgcttgcccagtatgtggtgcattgcgctataagatcagccgcgatgagcatggtgatgtcgagggcgagcgccccaggaagaagattcctgccaaggtgatgtggtattctcctataataccacggttgaaacgtttgttccaaaacaaagagcatgccaaggcgatgcgatggcacagagaagaccgtaagaaagacggaaagttgagagtacccgctgacgggtcgcagtggagaaaaattgaaagaaagtacgggaaggagtttgcagatgacgcaaggagcatatggtttggtctaagcgcagatggcattaatccttttggggagcagagcagcaaccatagcacctggcctgtgactctatgtttgtataaccttcctccttggttgtgcatgaagcggaagttcattatgatgccagtgctcatccaaggccctaagcaacccggcaacgacattgatgtgtacctaaggccattagttgaagaactcttacaactgtggaatggaacaggtgtacgtgcgtgggatgagcacatgggggaagaatttgacctaaaggcattgctgttcgtgaccatcaatgattgtcctgctctcagtaacctttcaggacagacaaacaagggataccacggatgcactcactgtttggatgataccgatagtatatatttgaatagttgtaagaagaatgtgtacctggggcatcgtcgaatttttccgagcaggcatcccgtaagaaagaaaggcaagcatttcaaaggtgaggcggatcaccggacgaagcctcgccaccgtactggtgctgatgtacatgatatggtcaaggatttgaaggtgatatttggaaagggtcctggcggacaacctattccaaaggacgctgacggacgcgcacccatatggaagaagaaatctatattttgggacctgccatattggaaagacctagaggttcgctccgcaatcaacgtgatgcacgtgacgaagaatctttgtgtgaccctgcttggcttcttgggcgtgtatgggaagaaaaaagatacacctaaggcacgggaggaccagcaacgtatgcacggagaagacggcatacatcagggtcatgcaagctacgctcttaccaaagaagagaaggaaatcttctttgaatgcctgctcagtattaaggtaccgtctggcttctcgtcgaatataaagggaataataaacatggcagagaaaaagttccagaacctaaagtctcatgactgccacgtgattatgacgcaactgcttccggttgcattgagggggcttctaccagaaaacgttcgattagccattgtgaagctatgtgcatttctcaatgcaatctctcagaaggtaatcgatccagaaat comes from Triticum aestivum cultivar Chinese Spring chromosome 5B, IWGSC CS RefSeq v2.1, whole genome shotgun sequence and encodes:
- the LOC123116484 gene encoding non-specific lipid transfer protein GPI-anchored 19 isoform X1, yielding MASSTRFAPLLLALAALAAAALAPSASAAPGTEYCQDTLGGLLACHAFMYEGAPAASPACCDAYSAAFNADPFCLCYIANGVYGRSTGYDVNVTHALEIPTSCGQVQPPIQLCDMQGVVLPPYEPESGPKASSPAAQPPSAGSVEPPRSSPAAPSSTSPPPPPPPTTTTSGSDQSSAQMALVLFTVAAGMVAAVA
- the LOC123116484 gene encoding non-specific lipid transfer protein GPI-anchored 19 isoform X2, with protein sequence MASSTRFAPLLLALAALAAAALAPSASAAPGTEYCQDTLGGLLACHAFMYEGAPAASPACCDAYSAAFNADPFCLCYIANGVYGRSTGYDVNVTHALEIPTSCGQVQPPIQLCDMQGVVLPPYEPESGPKASSPAAQPPSGSVEPPRSSPAAPSSTSPPPPPPPTTTTSGSDQSSAQMALVLFTVAAGMVAAVA